The following coding sequences are from one Rhipicephalus microplus isolate Deutch F79 chromosome 3, USDA_Rmic, whole genome shotgun sequence window:
- the LOC119161098 gene encoding erythroferrone-like isoform X2 has protein sequence MTKPEKRIGRQTTLDPRETWATFLRHSERTQTARPKKKVDPSFLRMEGPQGPPGPRGPRGPPGANITREDMFREFKGLLREAAERRAQVMAEMQCHNTTNCTLPLSGGMNGSDSLLPWLPPLVEIDRASMMPRAQSGFFWELSDEVRARKGKELRLHPFHRPFAEGSFERGSGLNATRGMFRAPLSGLYLFFATAFATRPTSARALRKQLETSANEASLLVCVNARCQKNLSLRTTSEFSDGEYTMSLAVNGPLMLRAGQVVSLWFHNRTPYQITIHEGSQFSGFLVGL, from the exons CCAGAGAAGCGGATCGGACGACAGACGACTCTGGACCCCCGAGAGACCTGGGCGACGTTTCTCCGTCATTCTGAGAGGACGCAGACTGCAAGACCTAAGAAGAAAGTGGATCCGTCTTTTCTCAGAATG GAAGGACCACAGGGCCCCCCTGGTCCCAGAGGTCCCAGAGGCCCACCGGGGGCCAACATCACGCGAGAAGATATGTTCAGGGAATTCAAGGGGCTCCTGAGAG AGGCTGCAGAAAGGCGAGCCCAAGTTATGGCTGAAATGCAG TGCCACAACACGACAAACTGCACACTGCCTTTATCGGGTGGCATGAACGGGAGCGACTCCCTGTTGCCGTGGCTGCCACCCCTGGTGGAGATCGACCGCGCCAGCATGATGCCTCGAGCTCAGTCGGGCTTCTTCTGGGAGCTCTCGGACGAGGTGCGAGCGCGGAAGGGCAAGGAGCTGCGTCTGCACCCTTTCCACAGG CCGTTCGCCGAGGGCAGCTTCGAGCGCGGCTCCGGCCTGAACGCGACCCGGGGCATGTTCCGGGCGCCCCTGAGCGGACTGTACCTCTTCTTCGCCACGGCTTTCGCAACCAGGCCGACGTCGGCGAGGGCGCTGCGCAAGCAGTTGGAAACGTCCGCCAACGAGGCGTCGCTCCTGGTGTGCGTGAACGCAAGATGCCAAAAGAACCT GTCCCTCCGCACTACGAGCGAGTTCAGTGATGGCGAGTACACCATGTCGCTGGCGGTCAACGGGCCCCTGATGCTTCGG GCTGGCCAAGTCGTCTCGCTGTGGTTCCACAACCGCACACCGTATCAGATCACCATCCACGAAGGATCGCAGTTCAGCGGCTTTCTGGTTGGCCTCTGA